Proteins from a single region of Arctopsyche grandis isolate Sample6627 chromosome 1, ASM5162203v2, whole genome shotgun sequence:
- the Bap170 gene encoding brahma associated protein 170kD isoform X2 — MTKFHIRTNSSSYQRERVAFLKELGHFHDTRGSAIRHAPIVNGKEIDLYLLYMLVTHHGGWIKVNGQGLWDIMLKQLGLPSSCVNGGVAIRQVYLRYLERWERTKGAGAAGGAGDMDGAINEVDDDRPRRSGWGTPRARNTVALTYNHTQHNVPDHIRECNGLSPLQRLGGAMERMALSLLSPLPNEQDFALNVCTILAADSANKLPVNSLPHIIDFLLGHVAVYNHPSLRDVIGNSYKEARNINMEWYWLEHSRPSGILELLDEERFPIQGLAMQAIVSQLNLKSCLTDDGTMMLPDDKELPVFEGITTAMLADEDGIFAGRCPGGARDLISRRVSQVVTIMRNISFHEENVPLLAKHQTFLRFIILCVNCSMSSTRQAGLDSLGNVASELTIRDPATCLLSRHLLATLTASLHSDDRARALSALEVLNKLAQNEANEDVLLRCLEQKVYEQVCSYLTLHDIMLLVVTLECMYALTTLGERSCDYIVKIHGVIDTLVSLITVEAQSYGPKACILMRVVETVSGTNAPNSNISSNAPPQLQTLQSSQPVSTLTPPPLVSAQTVNIQQAVPLLQVATLRPDATIQLTVNAQSPPQLQANNISVQQQHAHQQVIQENEQFALQWLRSTWEPCTPNIRLDANELYKQYLACCSKVGRKGVISPLHFPRCVRSVFGGVVGPNPIKAPNGESLQFYMGIRQRSAAQVKLITPVQSNIKSGPASPILKAQLSKAEQNRLPGSTCQVLGEAPLITTISSPVMQITPSLSASTSSAVSTTPPPSQQSSNTTLIKHLLAHKVSVAPPQHAGAADRMDRMQPQVTQRQNQQKMLGQSIAPLNSTNSPSITSPISMDIDAEALISCSTITSSGVTSTSPMQLANVKVTTSVPPGLIQDASGRILDTKDENFIKKSNPMLTNLVEKKSPPLIGISPSGPIRSNSHDESHDEPTSKKARIEESVSSTAANLYAALAASALEDEEDLLVSSSDANANANATAAATPSAVPAVTQNVIPPLASVQQEMQQSVDQVKPLPVNDVQDPEVRQVIVPAMQSQAGQIILHGNPGKGVVSSVSVPNTQFVSHPPQMQLIAQNNQQGGVMPTKTIIILQGGNSGTPITLTVNNSGGLDENTLNNLITQATDALNQQQSLSLSHQTNNSVMQSSTGVIQTTQGMIQPNQTIIQTNAQNMLNQSNIIKQQIVQGQTQLVPSQQPVITQQPQPQIISGGQVITNQTNPQMITVQGNQAQQFGQVIGGNPQIIVGNQQLISGNQLVVGNQQIMVGNQSVIGGTHQMISNNQQYVSVPGTQQRIIVDQQGNRQILPANQNIVIANQQQTVNQEKKIVMGSPPHSQGNVTPQKILIGTSQQFSSIPGYQQVTVEGQQNNVTQSIVTRSQQKTETVQPIVKLPPVSPHKIPDEPWVCQWRGCDTVFESAAAVYSHACNVHCTRVESPCLWAHCDQLPRRRFSLMTHLQDRHCSADALKASLVQRRKGIIPSVSTPAPQPTSSVIERIDSPGSDSPNSSSHPGYAPNAALHAIKRHAVDFLNPRELMQRAEASRNTVEVTDDNEGPVTKSIRLTAALILRNIVIYSHIGRRLLRGYEPHLAGIALSSVEASRTVAQVLYDMNCI, encoded by the exons ATGACCAAATTCCACATCAGAACCAACTCCAGCAGCTATCAGCGGGAACGAGTTGCGTTCCTCAAAGAACTCGGACACTTCCACGACACCAGAGG GTCAGCTATTCGGCATGCCCCCATCGTAAATGGAAAAGAAATTGACTTATATCTTCTTTATATGTTGGTTACACACCATGGAGGGTGGATAAAG GTGAACGGTCAAGGGTTATGGGATATTATGTTGAAACAATTGGGGCTGCCATCATCTTGTGTAAATGGCGGTGTAGCTATACGTCAAGTTTATCTACGCTATCTTGAACGATGGGAGCGTACAAAAGGCGCTGGAGCTGCCGGTGGAGCCGGTGACATGGATGGGGCCATCAATGAAGTGGACGATGATCGTCCTCGACGTTCTGGCTGGGGCACCCCTCGCGCTAGGAACACCGTAGCCCTGACTTATAATCACACACAGCATAACGTTCCTG ATCATATACGGGAATGCAATGGCTTATCACCATTGCAACGACTAGGCGGCGCAATGGAAAGAATGGCACTCTCCCTTCTAAGTCCCCTACCAAATGAACAAGATTTTGCACTCAATGTTTGCACAATATTGGCTGCAGACTCGGCCAACAAATTACCTGTTAACTCTTTACCTCACattatagattttttattaGGGCACGTCGCTGTGTATAATCACC CAAGCTTACGAGATGTTATCGGTAACTCTTATAAAGAAGCCCGTAATATAAATATGGAATGGTATTGGTTGGAACACTCTCGACCTAGTGGAATTTTAGAATTGTTGGATGAAGAGCGTTTTCCGATTCAAGGTTTGGCTATGCAAGCCATTGTATCACAATTGAATCTTAAAAGCTGTCTCACTGATGACGGAACAATGATGCTCCCGGATGACAAG GAACTTCCGGTGTTTGAAGGAATAACAACCGCAATGCTTGCTGACGAGGATGGGATTTTCGCTGGTCGGTGTCCTGGAGGCGCACGAGATTTAATTTCCCGTCGCGTATCTCAAGTCGTAACTATCATGAGAAATATATCTTTCCACGAAGAAAATGTTCCTTTGCTTGCTAAACATCAAACGTTTTTACG gTTTATCATTTTGTGCGTGAACTGTTCCATGAGCTCAACTCGTCAAGCCGGACTAGATTCGCTGGGAAATGTCGCTTCTGAATTGACCATTCGCGACCCGGCCACTTGTCTGTTATCTCGACACCTCTTAGCCACTTTGACGGCTTCGTTGCATTCAGATGATCGTGCTCGGGCTCTATCAGCTTTGGAAGTATTAAACAAGCTGGCTCAAAATGAAGCCAACGAAGACGTGTTACTAAGATGCTTAGAACAAaag GTGTATGAACAAGTATGCTCATATTTGACTCTCCATGACATCATGTTACTTGTCGTAACTTTAGAATGCATGTACGCACTCACAACACTCGGCGAACGATCTTGTGATTACATAGTGAAGATTCATGGCGTTATAGATACCTTGGTCTCTTTGATTACCGTCGAG GCTCAGAGCTACGGTCCGAAAGCTTGCATTCTGATGAGAGTGGTGGAAACTGTGTCGGGAACTAACGCGCCGAATTCAAACATCTCTAGTAATGCACCACCGCAATTGCAGACTCTTCAGTCGTCTCAGCCTGTTTCCACGCTAACTCCACCTCCCTTAGTCTCTGCTCAAACAGTGAACATCCAACAGGCGGTACCATTATTGCAAGTGGCAACCTTGCGACCGGATGCCACAATTCAATTGACCGTGAATGCCCAATCGCCACCACAGCTGCAGGCCAACAATATCAGTGTGCAACAGCAGCATGCTCACCAGCAAGTTATACag GAAAATGAACAATTCGCTTTGCAATGGTTGCGCTCAACTTGGGAACCATGTACTCCGAATATAAGATTGGATGCTAACGAGCTTTATAAACAGTATTTAGCGTGTTGTTCTAAAGTTGGCAGAAAGGGTGTTATATCTCCGTTACATTTTCCGAGATGTGTCAG ATCCGTTTTTGGAGGAGTGGTCGGACCGAATCCTATTAAAGCTCCGAATGGTGAATCTTTACAATTTTACATGGGAATACGACAAAGATCTGCGGCACAAGTAAAGTTGATAACTCCAGTGCAATCTAACATTAAATCGG GACCTGCGTCTCCAATATTGAAGGCTCAGCTTAGCAAAGCTGAACAAAATAGACTACCG GGTTCAACATGTCAAGTGTTGGGAGAAGCGCCTCTGATTACTACGATATCGTCACCGGTCATGCAAATAACGCCTTCGTTATCCGCATCCACTTCGTCGGCTGTCTCGACGACTCCGCCACCGTCTCAACAATCTTCGAACACTACACTTATTAAACATTTGTTGGCGCATAAGGTTAGTGTTGCACCGCCGCAACATGCCGGTGCAGCAGATCGCATGGATCGCATGCAACCGCAG GTAACTCAAAgacaaaatcaacaaaaaatgtTGGGACAATCAATTGCGCCACTTAATAGTACAAATTCTCCTTCAATTACGAGTCCCATTTCT ATGGATATTGATGCTGAAGCTTTGATTAGTTGCAGCACAATTACATCATCTGGTGTCACTAGTACATCGCCGATGCAGTTGGCAAACGTTAAG gtGACAACATCTGTACCACCAGGCTTAATCCAAGATGCTTCAGGTAGAATTCTGGACACCaaagatgaaaattttattaaaaaatct AATCCAATGTTGACTAATTTGGTTGAGAAAAAATCTCCCCCGTTAATTGGCATCAGTCCAAGTGGCCCAATTAGATCAAACTCACACGATGAATCTCATGATGAACCTACTAGTAAAAAAGCACGGATTGAA GAAAGTGTATCATCAACAGCGGCCAATTTGTATGCTGCTTTGGCTGCGTCTGCTTTAGAAGACGAAGAAGATTTG ttggTGTCGTCTTCTGATGCCAATGCCAATGCCAATGCTACTGCTGCTGCTACTCCCTCGGCTGTCCCTGCCGTTACCCAAAACGTTATACCACCACTGGCTTCAGTACAGCAAGAAATGCAACAATCTGTGGATCAAGTTAAACCGTTGCCCGTCAACGATGTGCAAGATCCGGAAGTGAGACAAGTCATTGTGCCTGCTATGCAAAGTCAAGCTGGTCAAATTATTTTGCACG gaAATCCTGGAAAAGGTGTCGTAAGTTCAGTTAGTGTTCCCAATACACAGTTCGTCTCGCACCCTCCGCAGATGCAACTCATAGCTCAAAATAATCAACAAG GAGGTGTTATGCCGACTAAAACTATAATAATTCTTCAAGGTGGAAATTCGGGTACACCTATCACACTCACC GTGAATAATTCCGGTGGTTTGGATGAGAACACGTTGAATAATTTGATTACACAGGCCACCGACGCTCTTAATCAACAGCAATCGTTGTCATTATCTCACCAGACCAATAATTCTGTTATGCAG TCGTCTACGGGTGTCATTCAAACGACTCAAGGAATGATCCAGCCAAACCAAACTATTATTCAGACAAATGCACAAAACATGCTGAATCAGTCAAACATCATAAAACAGCAAATCGTTCAGGGCCAAACGCAACTAGTACCGAGTCAACAACCGGTGATAACTCAACAACCACAGCCTCAGATAATATCCGGTGGGCAAGTTATCACGAATCAAACCAATCCGCAGATGATCACAGTTCAGGGAAATCAAGCGCAACAATTTGGACAGGTGATTGGAGGCAATCCGCAAATTATCGTCGGCAATCAGCAGTTGATCTCTGGAAATCAACTAGTCGTCGGCAATCAACAGATCATGGTAGGAAATCAATCGGTGATCGGAGGAACTCACCAAATGATAAGCAACAATCAGCAGTACGTTTCCGTTCCGGGAACACAGCAAAGGATCATAGTCGATCAACAGGGAAATAGACAGATTTTGCCGGCCAATCAAAACATCGTCATCGCGAATCAACAGCAAACGGTGAACCAAGAAAAGAAAATAGTCATGGGGAGTCCACCGCACTCTCAGGGCAATGTCACCCCACAGAAAATATTAATCGGAACGTCACAACAGTTCTCTAGCATTCCCGGCTATCAACAAGTTACGGTTGAGGGCCAGCAAAATAATGTCACACAGTCAATAGTTACAAGGAGTCAGCAGAAAACTGAAACTGTACAACCGATCGTG AAGTTACCACCGGTGTCTCCACATAAAATTCCTGACGAACCATGGGTGTGCCAATGGAGAGGTTGTGATAc GGTCTTCGAGAGTGCTGCGGCTGTGTATTCTCACGCGTGCAACGTTCACTGTACTCGAGTGGAATCTCCCTGTTTGTGGGCCCACTGTGATCAACTACCTCGGCGGCGTTTCTCGCTGATGACCCATCTTCAAGATCGGCATTGTTCTGCTGAT GCTCTGAAAGCATCCCTAGTTCAAAGACGAAAAGGCATAATTCCCTCAGTATCAACTCCCGCTCCACAGCCAACGTCTTCCGTGATAGAACGTATTGATTCGCCGGGTTCAGATTCTCCAAATTCTTCCTCTCATCCAGGATACGCGCCCAATGCTGCGTTGCACGCCATCAAACGTCATGCTGTAGATTTCTTAAATCCAAGGGAATTGATG CAACGAGCCGAAGCAAGCAGAAATACTGTAGAAGTAACG GATGATAACGAAGGCCCCGTAACGAAAAGTATTCGTTTGACTGCAGCATTAATTCTGCGAAATATTGTGATCTACTCTCACATCGGTAGaag GCTGCTGCGTGGATATGAACCTCATTTAGCTGGCATCGCTCTAAGCAGTGTCGAAGCGTCTCGGACGGTAGCTCAAGTGCTGTATgatatgaattgtatataa
- the Bap170 gene encoding brahma associated protein 170kD isoform X4: MTKFHIRTNSSSYQRERVAFLKELGHFHDTRGSAIRHAPIVNGKEIDLYLLYMLVTHHGGWIKVNGQGLWDIMLKQLGLPSSCVNGGVAIRQVYLRYLERWERTKGAGAAGGAGDMDGAINEVDDDRPRRSGWGTPRARNTVALTYNHTQHNVPDHIRECNGLSPLQRLGGAMERMALSLLSPLPNEQDFALNVCTILAADSANKLPVNSLPHIIDFLLGHVAVYNHPSLRDVIGNSYKEARNINMEWYWLEHSRPSGILELLDEERFPIQGLAMQAIVSQLNLKSCLTDDGTMMLPDDKELPVFEGITTAMLADEDGIFAGRCPGGARDLISRRVSQVVTIMRNISFHEENVPLLAKHQTFLRFIILCVNCSMSSTRQAGLDSLGNVASELTIRDPATCLLSRHLLATLTASLHSDDRARALSALEVLNKLAQNEANEDVLLRCLEQKVYEQVCSYLTLHDIMLLVVTLECMYALTTLGERSCDYIVKIHGVIDTLVSLITVEAQSYGPKACILMRVVETVSGTNAPNSNISSNAPPQLQTLQSSQPVSTLTPPPLVSAQTVNIQQAVPLLQVATLRPDATIQLTVNAQSPPQLQANNISVQQQHAHQQVIQENEQFALQWLRSTWEPCTPNIRLDANELYKQYLACCSKVGRKGVISPLHFPRCVRSVFGGVVGPNPIKAPNGESLQFYMGIRQRSAAQVKLITPVQSNIKSGPASPILKAQLSKAEQNRLPGSTCQVLGEAPLITTISSPVMQITPSLSASTSSAVSTTPPPSQQSSNTTLIKHLLAHKVSVAPPQHAGAADRMDRMQPQVTQRQNQQKMLGQSIAPLNSTNSPSITSPISMDIDAEALISCSTITSSGVTSTSPMQLANVKVTTSVPPGLIQDASGRILDTKDENFIKKSNPMLTNLVEKKSPPLIGISPSGPIRSNSHDESHDEPTSKKARIEESVSSTAANLYAALAASALEDEEDLLVSSSDANANANATAAATPSAVPAVTQNVIPPLASVQQEMQQSVDQVKPLPVNDVQDPEVRQVIVPAMQSQAGQIILHGNPGKGVVSSVSVPNTQFVSHPPQMQLIAQNNQQGGVMPTKTIIILQGGNSGTPITLTVNNSGGLDENTLNNLITQATDALNQQQSLSLSHQTNNSVMQSSTGVIQTTQGMIQPNQTIIQTNAQNMLNQSNIIKQQIVQGQTQLVPSQQPVITQQPQPQIISGGQVITNQTNPQMITVQGNQAQQFGQVIGGNPQIIVGNQQLISGNQLVVGNQQIMVGNQSVIGGTHQMISNNQQYVSVPGTQQRIIVDQQGNRQILPANQNIVIANQQQTVNQEKKIVMGSPPHSQGNVTPQKILIGTSQQFSSIPGYQQVTVEGQQNNVTQSIVTRSQQKTETVQPIVKLPPVSPHKIPDEPWVCQWRGCDTVFESAAAVYSHACNVHCTRVESPCLWAHCDQLPRRRFSLMTHLQDRHCSADALKASLVQRRKGIIPSVSTPAPQPTSSVIERIDSPGSDSPNSSSHPGYAPNAALHAIKRHAVDFLNPRELMDDNEGPVTKSIRLTAALILRNIVIYSHIGRRLLRGYEPHLAGIALSSVEASRTVAQVLYDMNCI, from the exons ATGACCAAATTCCACATCAGAACCAACTCCAGCAGCTATCAGCGGGAACGAGTTGCGTTCCTCAAAGAACTCGGACACTTCCACGACACCAGAGG GTCAGCTATTCGGCATGCCCCCATCGTAAATGGAAAAGAAATTGACTTATATCTTCTTTATATGTTGGTTACACACCATGGAGGGTGGATAAAG GTGAACGGTCAAGGGTTATGGGATATTATGTTGAAACAATTGGGGCTGCCATCATCTTGTGTAAATGGCGGTGTAGCTATACGTCAAGTTTATCTACGCTATCTTGAACGATGGGAGCGTACAAAAGGCGCTGGAGCTGCCGGTGGAGCCGGTGACATGGATGGGGCCATCAATGAAGTGGACGATGATCGTCCTCGACGTTCTGGCTGGGGCACCCCTCGCGCTAGGAACACCGTAGCCCTGACTTATAATCACACACAGCATAACGTTCCTG ATCATATACGGGAATGCAATGGCTTATCACCATTGCAACGACTAGGCGGCGCAATGGAAAGAATGGCACTCTCCCTTCTAAGTCCCCTACCAAATGAACAAGATTTTGCACTCAATGTTTGCACAATATTGGCTGCAGACTCGGCCAACAAATTACCTGTTAACTCTTTACCTCACattatagattttttattaGGGCACGTCGCTGTGTATAATCACC CAAGCTTACGAGATGTTATCGGTAACTCTTATAAAGAAGCCCGTAATATAAATATGGAATGGTATTGGTTGGAACACTCTCGACCTAGTGGAATTTTAGAATTGTTGGATGAAGAGCGTTTTCCGATTCAAGGTTTGGCTATGCAAGCCATTGTATCACAATTGAATCTTAAAAGCTGTCTCACTGATGACGGAACAATGATGCTCCCGGATGACAAG GAACTTCCGGTGTTTGAAGGAATAACAACCGCAATGCTTGCTGACGAGGATGGGATTTTCGCTGGTCGGTGTCCTGGAGGCGCACGAGATTTAATTTCCCGTCGCGTATCTCAAGTCGTAACTATCATGAGAAATATATCTTTCCACGAAGAAAATGTTCCTTTGCTTGCTAAACATCAAACGTTTTTACG gTTTATCATTTTGTGCGTGAACTGTTCCATGAGCTCAACTCGTCAAGCCGGACTAGATTCGCTGGGAAATGTCGCTTCTGAATTGACCATTCGCGACCCGGCCACTTGTCTGTTATCTCGACACCTCTTAGCCACTTTGACGGCTTCGTTGCATTCAGATGATCGTGCTCGGGCTCTATCAGCTTTGGAAGTATTAAACAAGCTGGCTCAAAATGAAGCCAACGAAGACGTGTTACTAAGATGCTTAGAACAAaag GTGTATGAACAAGTATGCTCATATTTGACTCTCCATGACATCATGTTACTTGTCGTAACTTTAGAATGCATGTACGCACTCACAACACTCGGCGAACGATCTTGTGATTACATAGTGAAGATTCATGGCGTTATAGATACCTTGGTCTCTTTGATTACCGTCGAG GCTCAGAGCTACGGTCCGAAAGCTTGCATTCTGATGAGAGTGGTGGAAACTGTGTCGGGAACTAACGCGCCGAATTCAAACATCTCTAGTAATGCACCACCGCAATTGCAGACTCTTCAGTCGTCTCAGCCTGTTTCCACGCTAACTCCACCTCCCTTAGTCTCTGCTCAAACAGTGAACATCCAACAGGCGGTACCATTATTGCAAGTGGCAACCTTGCGACCGGATGCCACAATTCAATTGACCGTGAATGCCCAATCGCCACCACAGCTGCAGGCCAACAATATCAGTGTGCAACAGCAGCATGCTCACCAGCAAGTTATACag GAAAATGAACAATTCGCTTTGCAATGGTTGCGCTCAACTTGGGAACCATGTACTCCGAATATAAGATTGGATGCTAACGAGCTTTATAAACAGTATTTAGCGTGTTGTTCTAAAGTTGGCAGAAAGGGTGTTATATCTCCGTTACATTTTCCGAGATGTGTCAG ATCCGTTTTTGGAGGAGTGGTCGGACCGAATCCTATTAAAGCTCCGAATGGTGAATCTTTACAATTTTACATGGGAATACGACAAAGATCTGCGGCACAAGTAAAGTTGATAACTCCAGTGCAATCTAACATTAAATCGG GACCTGCGTCTCCAATATTGAAGGCTCAGCTTAGCAAAGCTGAACAAAATAGACTACCG GGTTCAACATGTCAAGTGTTGGGAGAAGCGCCTCTGATTACTACGATATCGTCACCGGTCATGCAAATAACGCCTTCGTTATCCGCATCCACTTCGTCGGCTGTCTCGACGACTCCGCCACCGTCTCAACAATCTTCGAACACTACACTTATTAAACATTTGTTGGCGCATAAGGTTAGTGTTGCACCGCCGCAACATGCCGGTGCAGCAGATCGCATGGATCGCATGCAACCGCAG GTAACTCAAAgacaaaatcaacaaaaaatgtTGGGACAATCAATTGCGCCACTTAATAGTACAAATTCTCCTTCAATTACGAGTCCCATTTCT ATGGATATTGATGCTGAAGCTTTGATTAGTTGCAGCACAATTACATCATCTGGTGTCACTAGTACATCGCCGATGCAGTTGGCAAACGTTAAG gtGACAACATCTGTACCACCAGGCTTAATCCAAGATGCTTCAGGTAGAATTCTGGACACCaaagatgaaaattttattaaaaaatct AATCCAATGTTGACTAATTTGGTTGAGAAAAAATCTCCCCCGTTAATTGGCATCAGTCCAAGTGGCCCAATTAGATCAAACTCACACGATGAATCTCATGATGAACCTACTAGTAAAAAAGCACGGATTGAA GAAAGTGTATCATCAACAGCGGCCAATTTGTATGCTGCTTTGGCTGCGTCTGCTTTAGAAGACGAAGAAGATTTG ttggTGTCGTCTTCTGATGCCAATGCCAATGCCAATGCTACTGCTGCTGCTACTCCCTCGGCTGTCCCTGCCGTTACCCAAAACGTTATACCACCACTGGCTTCAGTACAGCAAGAAATGCAACAATCTGTGGATCAAGTTAAACCGTTGCCCGTCAACGATGTGCAAGATCCGGAAGTGAGACAAGTCATTGTGCCTGCTATGCAAAGTCAAGCTGGTCAAATTATTTTGCACG gaAATCCTGGAAAAGGTGTCGTAAGTTCAGTTAGTGTTCCCAATACACAGTTCGTCTCGCACCCTCCGCAGATGCAACTCATAGCTCAAAATAATCAACAAG GAGGTGTTATGCCGACTAAAACTATAATAATTCTTCAAGGTGGAAATTCGGGTACACCTATCACACTCACC GTGAATAATTCCGGTGGTTTGGATGAGAACACGTTGAATAATTTGATTACACAGGCCACCGACGCTCTTAATCAACAGCAATCGTTGTCATTATCTCACCAGACCAATAATTCTGTTATGCAG TCGTCTACGGGTGTCATTCAAACGACTCAAGGAATGATCCAGCCAAACCAAACTATTATTCAGACAAATGCACAAAACATGCTGAATCAGTCAAACATCATAAAACAGCAAATCGTTCAGGGCCAAACGCAACTAGTACCGAGTCAACAACCGGTGATAACTCAACAACCACAGCCTCAGATAATATCCGGTGGGCAAGTTATCACGAATCAAACCAATCCGCAGATGATCACAGTTCAGGGAAATCAAGCGCAACAATTTGGACAGGTGATTGGAGGCAATCCGCAAATTATCGTCGGCAATCAGCAGTTGATCTCTGGAAATCAACTAGTCGTCGGCAATCAACAGATCATGGTAGGAAATCAATCGGTGATCGGAGGAACTCACCAAATGATAAGCAACAATCAGCAGTACGTTTCCGTTCCGGGAACACAGCAAAGGATCATAGTCGATCAACAGGGAAATAGACAGATTTTGCCGGCCAATCAAAACATCGTCATCGCGAATCAACAGCAAACGGTGAACCAAGAAAAGAAAATAGTCATGGGGAGTCCACCGCACTCTCAGGGCAATGTCACCCCACAGAAAATATTAATCGGAACGTCACAACAGTTCTCTAGCATTCCCGGCTATCAACAAGTTACGGTTGAGGGCCAGCAAAATAATGTCACACAGTCAATAGTTACAAGGAGTCAGCAGAAAACTGAAACTGTACAACCGATCGTG AAGTTACCACCGGTGTCTCCACATAAAATTCCTGACGAACCATGGGTGTGCCAATGGAGAGGTTGTGATAc GGTCTTCGAGAGTGCTGCGGCTGTGTATTCTCACGCGTGCAACGTTCACTGTACTCGAGTGGAATCTCCCTGTTTGTGGGCCCACTGTGATCAACTACCTCGGCGGCGTTTCTCGCTGATGACCCATCTTCAAGATCGGCATTGTTCTGCTGAT GCTCTGAAAGCATCCCTAGTTCAAAGACGAAAAGGCATAATTCCCTCAGTATCAACTCCCGCTCCACAGCCAACGTCTTCCGTGATAGAACGTATTGATTCGCCGGGTTCAGATTCTCCAAATTCTTCCTCTCATCCAGGATACGCGCCCAATGCTGCGTTGCACGCCATCAAACGTCATGCTGTAGATTTCTTAAATCCAAGGGAATTGATG GATGATAACGAAGGCCCCGTAACGAAAAGTATTCGTTTGACTGCAGCATTAATTCTGCGAAATATTGTGATCTACTCTCACATCGGTAGaag GCTGCTGCGTGGATATGAACCTCATTTAGCTGGCATCGCTCTAAGCAGTGTCGAAGCGTCTCGGACGGTAGCTCAAGTGCTGTATgatatgaattgtatataa